The Candidatus Sysuiplasma acidicola genome window below encodes:
- a CDS encoding DsrE family protein has protein sequence MRCLFILFSSPVQHREAEYVLEKAAALSGEGHTVSVFLLGDGTYNASMPLSRKGAAEVVAGFAGLGGVNIICCSTCSAMRGVSTLIEKAKMGGLEDLVEEIETADAIFSYTAEE, from the coding sequence GTGCGCTGCCTCTTCATTCTCTTCTCGTCTCCGGTTCAGCACAGGGAGGCCGAATATGTGCTGGAAAAGGCTGCCGCGCTTTCAGGGGAAGGGCACACGGTCTCGGTTTTCCTGCTTGGCGACGGCACCTACAACGCGTCGATGCCGCTGAGCCGCAAAGGGGCGGCCGAGGTGGTTGCAGGTTTTGCCGGACTCGGCGGTGTGAACATAATCTGCTGTTCGACATGCTCTGCAATGAGGGGTGTGAGCACGCTCATAGAGAAAGCAAAAATGGGCGGGCTCGAGGATCTTGTCGAAGAGATTGAGACGGCGGACGCAATATTCAGCTACACGGCGGAGGAATGA
- a CDS encoding DsrE family protein: MMKVTVLLTRPPLSTAHLTEAVRVSFMIAALNHEVDFILIDDGAFILLEQTGGKFGRETLKRMEGTDSIRIRVHAGSFRRLIPEVPLPENYRLIESDELSSIMLSSKVLVF; this comes from the coding sequence ATGATGAAGGTAACAGTGTTGCTCACGAGACCGCCGCTGTCGACGGCACATCTGACGGAGGCGGTGCGCGTCTCATTCATGATTGCGGCATTGAATCATGAAGTTGATTTCATCCTTATAGACGACGGCGCATTCATACTGCTGGAACAGACTGGTGGAAAATTCGGGAGAGAGACGCTGAAGAGAATGGAAGGCACCGACTCCATCCGTATCCGTGTTCACGCCGGTTCGTTCAGGCGGCTGATCCCCGAAGTGCCACTTCCGGAAAATTACAGACTGATTGAGTCCGATGAACTCTCATCGATCATGCTTTCGTCGAAGGTGCTGGTGTTCTGA